A genomic window from Punica granatum isolate Tunisia-2019 chromosome 2, ASM765513v2, whole genome shotgun sequence includes:
- the LOC116193738 gene encoding uncharacterized protein LOC116193738 gives MIAKSREGEDHLVNLKRLFDRLKKYKLRLNPAKCTFGSKLGKLLGFIVSEHGIEVDPDKVKAILEMPPPKTVREVRGFLGRLNYIARFIANLTDKCQPLFRLLRKNAAIEWDDECQKAFDTIKAYLIQPPVLVPPISGRPLILYLTADPLKYLLDSPSSMRSIAKWRCQLAEYDIEYVARTSVKGQAIADHLAEFPIEDNTPIDPDFPDEGILQVDSEEDSPAWKMYFNGAVNSTGSGIACILGLQAAIDFKVKKLEVFGDSMLTIFQTLGQWKTKDEKLVPYHEYLEELAENFEKITFTYTPRIKNHFADALATLASMVSITKENLIEPLEIEITKGPAHCDAIEATDAKPWFEDIKHFLQTGQYPQFASHRDRKTLRLLATHYFLSGETLYRRSLDATLLRCVDGQEAQRLIQEVHGGSCGPHMNGLMLAKKIMRLGYFWSTMETDCVKHVRHCCLCQVYADQIKAPPNELHPMAAPWPFSMWGMDVIGPINPKASNGHLFILVAIDYFTKWIEAITLASVTAKAVARFLKRDIIARYGVPATLNLIDEKRLATLCHGQCYQQRMARAFNAKVRHREFKPGDLVLRKVWHIAPDSRGKFAYKYDGPFVVTEVFSKGAIILSDMDGTENALPVNADALRKYYP, from the exons atgatcgccaagtcaAGGGAAGGGGAGGATCACCTCGTCAACTtgaagcgtctcttcgaccgtctcaagaagtacaagctccGGCTCAATCCAGCAAAATGCACTTTCGGCTCCAAGTTGGGAAAGTTACTAGGGTTCATAGTCAGCGAGCacggcattgaagtggatccAGATAAGGTAAAAGCAATATTGGAGATGCCTCCACCGAAAACCGTGCGCGAAGTGCGAGGCTTTCTCGGccggctgaattacattgcgcgattcattgcaaacctgacgGACAAATGTCAAccgctctttcgcttgctccgcaagaatgcAGCAATTGAGTGGGACGACGAATGTCAGAAAGCCTTcgataccatcaaggcatacttgattcagccgccggtgttggtCCCGCCGATATCGGGTCGTCCTCTCATCCTTTACCTGACA gcagatcctttgaagtacCTACTTGATAGCCCCTCTTCCATGAGGAGCATTGCAAAATGGCGCTGTCAATTAGCAGAATACGACATTGAATATGTGGCGCGCACGTCAGTTAAAGGACAAGCAATTGCAGACCACTTGGCAGAGTTTCCGATTGAAGACAACACGCCTATTGATCCAGACTTTCCAGATGAAGGAATCCTCCAAGTCGACAGTGAGGAGGATAGCCCagcatggaagatgtatttcaaTGGAGCAGTCAACTCCACTGGCTCGGGCATCG CATGCATCCTCGGCCTACAAGCAGCTATCGACTTCAAAGTCAAGAAGTTAGAGGTTTTCGGGGACTCAATGCTCACAATTTTCCAAAcgctggggcaatggaagacaaaggatgAGAAGCTAGTACCCTATCACGAGTATCTtgaggagttagcggagaacttcgaAAAGATCACGTTCACTTACACGCCTCGCATAAAGAATCACTTCGCAGACGCACTCGCAACGCTCgcttccatggtgagcatcacaaaagaaaatctcATCGAGCCTCTCGAGATTGAGATTACCAAGGGCCCTGCTCATTGCGACGCAATCGAGGCTACCGATGCAAAGCCTTGGTTCGAAGACATTAAGCATTTTCTGCAGACTGGTCAATATCCGCAGTTTGCCAGTCACCGCGATCGAAAGACACTCCGGTTGCTTGCAACGCACTATTTTCTGAGCGGTGAAACGCTCTATAGGCGCTCTCTTGATGCTACGCTGCTCCGATGTGTCGACGGACaagaggcacaacgcctcatccAAGAAGTACACGGGGGAAGCTgtggacctcacatgaacggaCTTATGCTTGCCAAGAAGATCATGCGGTTGGGCTatttttggtccaccatggaaactgactgcgtcaagcaCGTCAGGCACTGCTGCTTATGCCAAGTTTATGCagatcagatcaaagcaccgCCCAACGAGTTACACCCGATGGCAGCTCCGTGGCCCttctcaatgtggggcatggatgTCATTGGTCCCATcaatcccaaagcatccaatgggcatCTTTTCATCTTAGTGGCGATCGATTatttcaccaagtggatcgaagccaTTACGCTCGCATCAGTTACTGCAAAAGCTGTGGCACGCTTTCTCAAGCGTGATATCATTGCAAGATACGGGGTCCCCGCAACG cttaatctcatcgaTGAGAAACGGCTAGCAACACTCTGCCACGGACAATGCTACCAGCAGAGGATGGCTCGGGCATTTAACGCGAAGGTCCGCCATCGCGAGTTCAAACCCGGAGACCTCGTTCTGCGCAAAGTCTGGCATATTGCTCCCGACTCTAggggcaagttcgcatacAAATACGACGGACCTTTCGTCGTCACAGAAGTCTTCTCTAAAGGCGCCATCATTTTAAGCGATATGGACGGGACCGAGAATGCACTCCCTGTCAATGCCGACGCCCTCAGGAAGTACTATCCCTGA